In Rhineura floridana isolate rRhiFlo1 chromosome 22, rRhiFlo1.hap2, whole genome shotgun sequence, a single genomic region encodes these proteins:
- the DUSP23 gene encoding dual specificity protein phosphatase 23 isoform X2, whose product MASVVPPNFSWVAPGRLAGLAMPRLPAHYQYMHEQGIRHLVSLTERSPPYHDTCPGIQVHRMRIADFCPPSPKQIQHFLQIVDDANAKGEAVAVHCMLGFGRTGTMLACYLAKTQKITGVDAIHEIRKLRSGSIETHDQEKAVVQFHHRIK is encoded by the exons ATGGCGTCTGTTGTGCCGCCCAATTTCTCCTGGGTAGCGCCAGGCCGGCTGGCGGGTCTGGCCATGCCACGCTTGCCTGCGCACTACCAGTACATGCACGAGCAGGGGATCCGGCACCTGGTGTCGCTCACAGAGCGCAGCCCGCCGTACCACGACACCTGCCCTGGCATCCAGGTGCACCGCATGCGCATCGCCGACTTCTGCCCGCCCTCGCCCAAGCAGATCCAGCACTTCTTGCAGATCGTGGATGATGCCAACGCCAAGGGAGAG GCTGTGGCggtgcattgcatgctgggatttgGCCGCactggcaccatgttggcttgtTACCTTGCCAAGACCCAGAAGATCACGGGTGTCGACGCCATCCATGAGATCCGTAAGCTGCGCTCCGGCTCCATCGAGACCCACGACCAGGAGAAGGCCGTCGTCCAGTTCCACCACCGTATCAAATAG
- the DUSP23 gene encoding dual specificity protein phosphatase 23 isoform X1 produces MCCHQAGSSLSDSATCPSSFAALFSHLRQRISAQKHTRFGGSMASVVPPNFSWVAPGRLAGLAMPRLPAHYQYMHEQGIRHLVSLTERSPPYHDTCPGIQVHRMRIADFCPPSPKQIQHFLQIVDDANAKGEAVAVHCMLGFGRTGTMLACYLAKTQKITGVDAIHEIRKLRSGSIETHDQEKAVVQFHHRIK; encoded by the exons ATGTGTTGCCATCAAGCCGGCAGCTCGCTCAGCGACTCTGCTACCTGTCCAAGCAGTTTTGCAGCCCTGTTCTCTCATCTCAG GCAGCGGATTTCTGCGCAGAAACACACTCGCTTTGGCG GGTCCATGGCGTCTGTTGTGCCGCCCAATTTCTCCTGGGTAGCGCCAGGCCGGCTGGCGGGTCTGGCCATGCCACGCTTGCCTGCGCACTACCAGTACATGCACGAGCAGGGGATCCGGCACCTGGTGTCGCTCACAGAGCGCAGCCCGCCGTACCACGACACCTGCCCTGGCATCCAGGTGCACCGCATGCGCATCGCCGACTTCTGCCCGCCCTCGCCCAAGCAGATCCAGCACTTCTTGCAGATCGTGGATGATGCCAACGCCAAGGGAGAG GCTGTGGCggtgcattgcatgctgggatttgGCCGCactggcaccatgttggcttgtTACCTTGCCAAGACCCAGAAGATCACGGGTGTCGACGCCATCCATGAGATCCGTAAGCTGCGCTCCGGCTCCATCGAGACCCACGACCAGGAGAAGGCCGTCGTCCAGTTCCACCACCGTATCAAATAG